From the Porites lutea chromosome 5, jaPorLute2.1, whole genome shotgun sequence genome, the window TATTAGTTTTCAATAATACATATGTCATTATAGCAACAGGCATGAAGTACATGTAGCAGGAGAATataatttaattgttttgtcTGTTTAGCTACTTCATGGAGATGCCTTGACTACAGTTGTGTCTTTGTGAGAGAAGGGTGAGGGGAGAGGCTATCACAGAATAATTAGCACATAATAACCCTGAAAAATTCCGAAAGTGTAAATCAACGAAAACAACAATTGGCAAGAGGAGTATAAAACTAAGGTTTTACTGGAGACAGAAGTCTATTTCCAAATCAGTTTTTTTCGGTTTTAAAGGATAACAAAAACTATTCACTAATAATACTGTTTTGGAAATTACAGAGCATAGCACACACTGCCCACATTTGATTTACAACCGTAAAGTTGGTGAATGGAACCACACTGTCCCATatgtgaaaatttttaattttgtttattgcCCTTTCCACATGAATGCGAAGGGCAGCAATCGATTGTGTCTCTACCACTTCCTCAGGGCTCATTTGCCCCTTACTTCCTAGAAAGGGCGGTATATTCAGGGAAACTCCAAGGGGCAACAGATCCTCTACTGTAAATCCCTTATCTGCCATGACAGCATCTCCTCGGTTGAATGGTAGCTTTAAAAATCCAGATCTTGTTACTATCTCTCTATCAGAGAGGTGGCCAGTGTAGAGCTGGCTAACAAAAGTTAGAGCACCTCCAGGTGATATGCCGACCAAACTCTTAAGTGTTGTGTGGTTTTTATATGAACTAAAAAGTTCACTGTTCAGGCGCATGCTCTTGGGCATCTGACAGCGGATCTCAGTGCAGTCAATAATTACTCTGGTTGATGGATATCTCTCTTTAAAATCAGCTGGCATGTGTTTGTCAATTTGAACCCTTGATGGCCACACTGGAATTGTGCTAAATTTTAAATACATAAAATTTATCCATGAAATTATTACTCTACTGACAGTTGTCTGTGAAATTCCATACAAATGGGCCAAATGATCTTCTTTAAATCCTTGCCTCAGTCTGCAAAGggttaaaaaatattcatcCTTCGGAGTTAAATGTCTAGGTCTGCCCTGTTTGGGGGCATCCTCATCATACCTGTTATTCACTGTGTCTGACTCATCGGATTGTGAATGCCAGTAAATTATGTTCTCCCCATTCCTTCCAGGGTCCAGGAATGCAAAAACACTTTCAAATACACTTCTGTTTGGAAATCCTGTATAGAAAGCCACATCTTTATCAGAATCAAACCGGTCTACATGAAATACCCTTGCCTGTAAAACACTGTTCCGGCGTGTCAATTCTTCATCTTCCGATTCTAAATTTTCTTGTCGAACCTTTACTTTACAGAGTTCTTGAACCAGCCGTTCGTTTTCCACTTTAAGGTCGCGGCTTATATCTTGTAATTCTTGGTCGTCTATACAAGGCTCGGAATATGTGCTGGTTGATGTAAGAACCTGACATTCGGATTTCTGTGCTGTAATGCTGACATCGCACGTGGAAACATCTTCAGCGTTCGTGGTTGTGGTTTTTGCTGCGCTTTTTCTCTTAATTGGGCTTCTTCTCGTCGGTGCCTTACGTTTTACCGGGGATCCCTTTTTCTGTGCTGTAATGCTGACATCGCACGTGGAAACATCTTCAGCGTTCGTGGTTGTGGTTTTTGCTGCGCTTTTTCTCTTAATTGGGCTTCTTCTCTTCGGTGCCTTACGTTTTACCGGGGATCCCTTTTTCCAAGGAAATCGAGACGGCACTGCAGTAGCTAGTAAAGTACGCTTACGACCTGCAATTGCTTTGACAATATCTCCCGGCTTAAAATGCCTCGAGCAAACTTTCGTGTGCTCGGTCACTTTAAAATGTTCGCCGACATCTCTTCGTATGGCGGCTATCCATTTCATGAACATATCTCTTTCCTTAACTTGGTCAGGAAACTTAAAGTAAGAAATCTTTTCCCCATCTTCtacataaactttctttttgcATTCAGGAACACAGCAATTTTGAAGCATTTTCTCCGAATTTCTCACGTGTGCGCGATTAGCATTTGTAAACAGAGAACCGGCCCTTGATGCCTCGTTATCATGCTACTCTCCCCAGATCGTCTCGGGCGGTCGCCATTTTGGAATAAGGCGTATACACATAAGAATGCCCACTATTTGCGTTGTTCCGGGTTGTAGTAATTTTGAAGACGAATTTCGATGTATATCGCAACATGGCATACCATTTTATGAAGACGAGCGACCAGAGGCCAGAGCAACCCTccattaataataatactagGAGTAATCATAGCTTaaagagtgcgttcgatatgcgAAGTGAGTTATTTCCGGGCTTACATGCAAAAAAAGTTGATGAAACACGATGTTAAAAAACAAACGATACATGTACATCTTATTGACAAAAGGTTAATAGAACATGCGTTGCATAATTATATTGCATCAGTTAACAATACACCGGAATAAGCTGTTAGTTGACCCAAGTAGATGTAGATATACTGGCAGTAATCGGATAATTTCATTTGTGCAGCGACAGAAAAAAATCCGACAGAAAAGAGTGCATCGTGCACGTGCAGAGTAATGTTTTGCTCGTTCAAAAGTTGCTTGAATTTGTCTGactttgcttaagctctctaatgaAAGCAGTCGGATGGATATAGGCTTCCTTTTAATAGCTTTCTAAAtcattacttaaaaaaaataacgtgCAGTGCTACCGGGAAAGGCTCgagcaataattattttattataacttGAACGCTGCATGCGGTTTTTATGTGACTCAAAGTTGAAAGATCCACACTTCAATTCATGAAACTTAATTTGTTAAAATAACTAAACGAAGGTCGAAAGAACATTTCTTGTACGCCGTGTACACCAAAAAGTTTCTCTCTTAACGCACTTTATAATCGCATTTGCCTGAATTCGAAATATATCCAAGTAATTTACGGCGCCATGAAAAAgcaaacatacaaacaaaaataGCAGAACAAAATTCACCTATGTTCGCGTTAAGACTTGATTTTCTCGCCTtcgctacaaccagttgcaaaaatgatgAGACACTCCCACGGAAAAACGatctttcttgcttcaaatcgctcctggtcacaggtctgtaaaatataatactgatctccctcctccctcccattcaaagttgttcctccacgttttgagtatggtcttgtattgctagcaactttgataaggggtggaggggggatcacaagcacaagatcatgggcaggccatttatgccaaaatacggtacagtgtctcaagtacttttgcaactggttgtagcgaAGGGAAACCTTGAATCGAACTTAAAAGGCAAACAGATCAAGAGACACTCTGAAAGTTTCCTTTGTGAGTTACTGATCAAGTCACGTGGACCAACAGTCATCTCGGATTGGTCGAAAAATAGGTCATGTGTACTAATTTAGAATGGCGTTCTGCGAacgcaataataataattcaattcttatattgcgcgctttccatgaaatgatcaagcgcgcattacatgatttctatctataataatttaatacagGGTATCTAACTAATAATTATGTTGCATTCTTTGGTTTTTGGTTCGACATAACAGATCCTCACAGCTCCAGCTCGTCTTTTTTTGCTCGAGCTTGTACAAAACGTTTGTCGAATTAAAAAGATCACAGAAAATCGAGGATTTGACCAAATCAGAAGAAATACTCTACAGAATAAGGATGTCCGCGCTCATTGTTTATGGGCATCTTCACTACGCACGTAATTTAAGACACTGCGCCTGGCTACGTTCTCCACCTCTTCACTTCGTTCCTAGCCCTTTTAGACCTGTAGTGCAATTTGTTTCCAGGATCTCTCCACTTCTAAGATGGCGGTCCAGATTATGTCATCTGCTGTAGGTCTAGGAGAGAAGTGTTTCGCTACGGGCAGGTCCGCGCTTTCTTTTTTGGCGACCCGAGACGCTCACAGGATCTGTCGGCAAGCCTGCTCCCAGTTTTGCCGATCTAACACAGAGTGCATGTACGACAGGTAATGATGAAGACGAGGTTACTTCTCGTACATGCGAACTTCAATCgaatcacaggcggcccaggCTCACTACTAGAACGTAGACGTGGCTCTTGCTTGCAAGCGGTGTTGTGTTataaacggttatttacaaaggtttgtatgggatgtaaacggTTAGTcttaagagagaaaaaattttgttttttaaaaaaatcgactGCGAATGAGCTCCACCAAAACCCAAATGCTTCTTCTGGAGAAGACTATATTTCACAAATATCGactgttttgtgttttgttagTGATTTATGACGTTTACATTTGACCCTTGCGACCCAATtcgcgcttctgaccggattgcggacagattttgcgtcatcagtatggaatttctgtcgctgaatcgcagacgttcctcctcccGAAACGTACCTCAGCGGCGATAAGcaaggagaaacgtctgccgttcgcaggctactgcTCGCAAGTAAGAATTACGTCCTTGTGCTAGtagtgagcttgggccgcctgtggtcgaatagcccacgttcgatagaTCAAAATTTTAACGTTACTCCGAGGCTTTATggtcaaaaactgcaaaattctcaTGACTCCATTGTTTCGCAATTCCCATAAGAGACTTAGCACAAAGAAATCAAACCAAATTtcgcctcggagtcatgttggaattttaatatatcgaacgtggtcTATTGCCACTGGTCCACCGGGGCACAGGGAGCAGAGGAGTTCAGTTTGAATTAGATAATAACAGGAAAGAATCTCTTACCTCTTTGATTGCTGTAATCTGTTAATTCTCCGTGTGTTAGTTAACTGTGTGTGTCATTTGGGTCGGTTAACCGTTAAACAATTCCCTCCGATCGCCCCTTTCGCTCAACATTTCTATCCGACCGccattattttaaaacaaccGCTGAATGAAGCGCTCGTGGACATTCCATTGGCCTTCGGCGGAATCTCTTCCTTCGGAAAGCTTCGCTTTCCGAtcgaggcacgaagtgccgagaGAATTATTACTC encodes:
- the LOC140937248 gene encoding uncharacterized protein, with the protein product MLQNCCVPECKKKVYVEDGEKISYFKFPDQVKERDMFMKWIAAIRRDVGEHFKVTEHTKVCSRHFKPGDIVKAIAGRKRTLLATAVPSRFPWKKGSPVKRKAPKRRSPIKRKSAAKTTTTNAEDVSTCDVSITAQKKGSPVKRKAPTRRSPIKRKSAAKTTTTNAEDVSTCDVSITAQKSECQVLTSTSTYSEPCIDDQELQDISRDLKVENERLVQELCKVKVRQENLESEDEELTRRNSVLQARVFHVDRFDSDKDVAFYTGFPNRSVFESVFAFLDPGRNGENIIYWHSQSDESDTVNNRYDEDAPKQGRPRHLTPKDEYFLTLCRLRQGFKEDHLAHLYGISQTTVSRVIISWINFMYLKFSTIPVWPSRVQIDKHMPADFKERYPSTRVIIDCTEIRCQMPKSMRLNSELFSSYKNHTTLKSLVGISPGGALTFVSQLYTGHLSDREIVTRSGFLKLPFNRGDAVMADKGFTVEDLLPLGVSLNIPPFLGSKGQMSPEEVVETQSIAALRIHVERAINKIKNFHIWDSVVPFTNFTVVNQMWAVCAMLCNFQNSIISE